In Crassostrea angulata isolate pt1a10 chromosome 6, ASM2561291v2, whole genome shotgun sequence, a genomic segment contains:
- the LOC128190831 gene encoding golgin subfamily A member 6-like protein 7 produces MQNCYSSNRIPRENMHDQDERLTKKHIETLGFVKEIAEENKLLKQKIEDYELKTLKCAELHALAEESQERIKKIQEQYLKRADEINAMMAEKHKNEMMFAIEEKLEMEKRNNEEIAKLKARIQELEKTNRELLSKLNKFSDSDEKVNILQMKLDQESMVSRELRTENETLKEAIEALEQKNYHLINQSETEQLARKNRELKQEIQELVQKNTELNYRVKSLEREVGENKMEEDKVKLIENLKIKINQMQAERGIASERERNYEKVIKQLRNEVETSKEQLVQTALSKQKLYEEYQKVWKELEKLRKQYAADSQQKSFKDFVQLKRELNTVKHENDDLRQKAKGSSSLPTLKDDISKSNGQRPPSLKALTNGRK; encoded by the exons atgcaGAATTGTTACAGTTCAAATCGTATTCCAAGGGAAAACATGCATGATCAGGATGAGAGACTCACGAAGAAACACATCGAAACCCTCGGCTTTGTGAAAGAAATAGCAGAAGAGAATAAATTGCTGAAGCAGAAAATTGAAGACTATGAG CTGAAGACTTTAAAATGTGCCGAGTTACATGCTTTGGCCGAGGAAAGTCAGGAACGGATAAAAAAGATACAGGAACAATACCTGAAGAGAGCTGACGAGATCAATGCCATGATGGCAGAGAAACACAAGAATGAG atGATGTTTGCAATTGAAGAAAAATTAGAGATGGAGAAGAGGAATAATGAAGAAATAGCAAAA CTGAAAGCACGGATTCAAGAATTGGAGAAAACAAACAGAGAACTTCTTAGTAAACTGAACAAATTTTCCGATTCTGATGAAAAAGTGAAC ATCCTACAAATGAAACTGGATCAAGAATCAATGGTATCTAGAGAGCTGCGAACTGAAAATGAAACTCTGAAAGAAGCAATTGAGGCGTTGGAACAGAAGAACTATCATCTTATAAATCAAAGTGAAACGGAGCAGTTAGCCAGGAAAAATAGAGAACTGAAACAAGAAATTCAAGAATTAGTGCAAAAGAATACAGAATTAAACTACCGTGTTAAAAGTCTGGAGCGAGAGGTTGGTGAAAACAAGATGGAGGAAGACAAAGTCAAACTCATTGAAAaccttaaaatcaaaatcaatcaaatgcAGGCAGAGAGAGGGATTGCCAGTGAAAGAGAAAGGAATTATGAAAAAGTGATCAAACAACTCCGAAACGAAGTGGAGACTTCCAAAGAGCAATTGGTTCAGACGGCATTGTCGAAGCAAAAACTGTACGAGGAATATCAGAAAGTGTGGAAGGAAttagaaaaattaagaaaacagtACGCAGCTGATAGCCAGCAGAAGTCGTTCAAGGATTTCGTTCAGCTGAAGAGGGAACTGAATACAGTGAAGCACGAAAATGACGATTTACGACAAAAAGCAAAAGGGTCCAGCAGTCTACCAACTCTTAAGGACGACATAAGTAAAAGTAACGGACAACGACCGCCTTCACTAAAAGCATTGACAAATGgacggaagtga